The following are from one region of the Streptomyces decoyicus genome:
- a CDS encoding PTS sugar transporter subunit IIA produces the protein MAALNDLLPKAAVRLDVRVADWQEAIRAAGGLLVETGATTDGYTAEMIRNVEENGPYLVIAPGFAFAHARPSPAVLRTGMSWVRLEQPVEFGHEANDPVHLVVGLAAEDSGAHTAAMAALAQLLADPATAQALQDATDTEALLAVLAGPDGERDDRGQEETVREQDGDERRAGNGRRAGDGQPVPEKAVHKILTVCGNGVGTSLFLKNTLEQVLDRWGWSRHVTVEATDTISAKGKASEAVAILTSREIARTLGEIGVPVKVVGDFTSGAEVDRILRDTYDV, from the coding sequence ATGGCAGCGCTGAATGATCTTCTCCCCAAGGCGGCCGTACGCCTGGACGTCCGGGTGGCGGACTGGCAGGAAGCGATACGTGCGGCGGGCGGGTTGTTGGTGGAGACGGGTGCCACCACCGACGGCTACACCGCGGAGATGATCCGTAATGTCGAGGAGAACGGGCCGTACCTCGTCATCGCACCCGGCTTCGCCTTCGCCCATGCCCGTCCCTCGCCCGCCGTGCTCCGGACCGGAATGTCCTGGGTCCGCCTGGAACAACCGGTGGAATTCGGCCATGAGGCGAACGACCCGGTGCATCTGGTCGTGGGACTCGCCGCCGAGGACTCCGGGGCACATACGGCGGCGATGGCCGCACTCGCTCAGCTGCTCGCCGACCCGGCGACGGCACAGGCCCTTCAGGACGCGACGGATACGGAGGCGCTGCTTGCGGTGCTCGCCGGGCCGGACGGGGAGCGCGATGACCGGGGGCAGGAGGAGACCGTACGTGAGCAGGACGGAGACGAGCGGCGGGCCGGGAACGGGCGCCGGGCCGGGGACGGGCAGCCCGTACCCGAGAAGGCCGTACACAAGATCCTTACGGTGTGCGGCAATGGTGTGGGCACGAGTCTGTTCCTGAAGAACACGCTGGAGCAGGTGCTCGACCGCTGGGGCTGGTCCCGCCATGTGACGGTGGAGGCGACCGACACCATTTCGGCCAAGGGCAAGGCGTCCGAGGCCGTCGCGATCCTCACCTCCCGGGAGATCGCCAGGACGCTGGGCGAGATCGGCGTACCGGTGAAGGTCGTCGGGGACTTCACCAGCGGCGCCGAGGTCGACCGCATACTCCGCGACACCTATGACGTCTGA
- a CDS encoding PP2C family protein-serine/threonine phosphatase — protein sequence MDRWGERIFQRIDRGRRPGRRAGELAEIADNSGFVVPRTPAWMRWLPAAYVAFVMLLETLAPTPWAVSFLLIALPVIAAYALGPVGVAAFTVCAIVLEGVVAGTPCCTGHNLHQLWETHHVAAYIATGLVGILGVALAAHRRRQEQHLVRANSLAEALMRTLLRPVPHRVGQTLAAGLYRSGEVGTMVGGDLYDIRATPSGERAIIGDVRGKGLQAVRTVADILGSFREAVYDPGGLPAVAARMERRLVREAEELPDDELFVTAVLVEYDAPAHRVTIVNQGHIEPVLISRGEVTALTGPPALPLGLGPLAEEIPVAYTHRFHPGDVLLLCTDGLIEARDHTGAFYPLLDRLRHRFSDGCDPGPDDVIDFLNTDLPRHTRVFHDDVAILALAPYDDGELP from the coding sequence GTGGACAGGTGGGGTGAGCGGATCTTCCAGCGGATCGATCGTGGCCGCCGGCCGGGCCGCAGGGCCGGGGAGCTCGCGGAGATCGCCGACAACAGTGGCTTCGTGGTGCCCCGCACGCCCGCATGGATGCGCTGGCTGCCGGCCGCCTATGTCGCCTTCGTCATGCTGCTGGAAACCCTCGCCCCCACACCGTGGGCGGTCAGCTTTCTGCTCATTGCCCTGCCGGTGATCGCGGCGTACGCCCTCGGTCCGGTCGGCGTCGCGGCCTTCACGGTCTGTGCGATCGTGCTGGAAGGGGTGGTGGCCGGGACGCCGTGCTGCACCGGCCACAACCTGCACCAGTTGTGGGAGACCCACCATGTCGCCGCCTATATCGCCACCGGCCTGGTCGGCATCCTCGGCGTGGCGCTGGCTGCCCACCGGCGCCGCCAGGAGCAGCACCTGGTGCGTGCCAACTCGCTGGCCGAGGCCCTGATGCGTACGCTGCTGCGCCCGGTGCCGCACCGGGTCGGACAGACACTCGCCGCCGGCCTCTACCGGTCCGGCGAGGTCGGCACCATGGTCGGCGGCGACCTCTACGACATCCGCGCCACCCCGTCCGGTGAGCGCGCCATCATCGGCGACGTCCGCGGCAAGGGGCTCCAGGCCGTCCGCACGGTCGCCGACATCCTCGGCAGCTTCCGCGAGGCCGTCTACGACCCCGGCGGCCTGCCCGCCGTCGCCGCCCGTATGGAACGCCGTCTGGTCCGTGAGGCCGAAGAGCTCCCCGACGACGAGCTGTTCGTCACCGCCGTCCTGGTCGAGTACGACGCCCCGGCCCACCGGGTCACGATCGTCAACCAGGGGCATATCGAGCCGGTTCTGATCTCCCGCGGTGAGGTGACGGCCCTGACCGGGCCGCCCGCGCTTCCCCTCGGCCTGGGCCCCCTGGCCGAGGAGATCCCCGTCGCCTACACCCACCGCTTCCACCCGGGCGACGTCCTTCTCCTCTGCACGGACGGCCTGATCGAGGCCCGCGACCACACCGGCGCCTTCTACCCCCTGCTCGACCGCCTCCGCCACCGTTTCTCCGACGGGTGCGACCCCGGCCCCGACGACGTCATCGACTTCCTCAACACCGACCTGCCCCGCCACACCCGCGTCTTCCACGACGACGTCGCCATCCTGGCCCTCGCGCCGTACGACGACGGCGAGCTGCCGTAG
- a CDS encoding LysR family transcriptional regulator has product MERLRALAAVADHGSIAQAARTLHMTASGVSQQLAKLEREAGHRLLEPQGRSVRLTHAGRVLAGHADRLLAQLATAQSDLADLGDEVLGPLRIGGVGSAVRTLLPDALAALTTDHPRLTPTVVDGEAVDLVPQLLNGELDLLLIESWANRPVSVPEGVTLRTLVSEDVYVALSERHPLSDRETVDLADLTGTAWACCPPGTAPHEALVQALRTRGVEPESATSSPTTSPNSPWSPGISPRPSSPPCPATPPRPAYGSWPPVRLCAATSGPPGSRAHRARRYAPASPRSRRTGRTAAVSARTEEGLRKP; this is encoded by the coding sequence ATGGAAAGACTTCGCGCCCTGGCCGCGGTGGCCGACCACGGGTCGATCGCCCAGGCCGCCCGTACGTTGCACATGACCGCCTCAGGGGTCTCGCAGCAACTCGCCAAGCTGGAGCGGGAGGCCGGGCACCGTCTCCTGGAACCGCAGGGCCGCAGCGTCCGCCTCACCCACGCCGGCCGGGTCCTGGCCGGCCACGCCGACCGGCTGCTCGCCCAACTCGCCACCGCCCAGAGCGACCTGGCCGACCTGGGCGACGAGGTGCTGGGCCCGCTGCGGATCGGCGGCGTGGGCAGTGCCGTCCGTACCCTGCTGCCCGACGCGCTGGCCGCCCTCACCACCGACCACCCCCGGCTCACCCCGACGGTGGTCGACGGGGAGGCCGTCGACCTGGTGCCTCAGCTGCTCAACGGCGAACTCGATCTGCTGCTGATCGAGAGCTGGGCCAATCGCCCGGTCTCCGTCCCCGAGGGCGTCACGCTGCGCACTCTGGTCAGCGAGGACGTTTACGTCGCCCTGTCCGAGCGGCATCCGCTCAGCGACCGTGAAACCGTCGACCTGGCCGATCTCACGGGCACGGCGTGGGCCTGCTGCCCACCGGGCACCGCGCCGCACGAAGCCCTCGTCCAGGCGCTGCGTACCCGTGGCGTCGAGCCCGAATCCGCTACCTCCTCGCCGACCACCTCACCCAACTCTCCCTGGTCGCCCGGAATCTCACCGCGTCCCTCGTCCCCGCCATGTCCCGCCACCCCGCCCCGCCCGGCGTACGGTTCCTGGCCACCCGTCCGGCTCTGCGCCGCGACATCCGGGCCGCCTGGCTCACGCGCGCACAGAGCCCGCCGGTACGCGCCTGCGTCGCCGCGATCGAGGCGCACCGGCAGGACAGCGGCGGTATCCGCCCGGACGGAGGAGGGCCTCCGGAAGCCGTAA